One window of Centropristis striata isolate RG_2023a ecotype Rhode Island chromosome 21, C.striata_1.0, whole genome shotgun sequence genomic DNA carries:
- the LOC131960074 gene encoding nucleoside diphosphate kinase-like — protein MAEIKERTFIAIKPDGVQRGIIGEVIKRFEMKGFKLVGMKMQHASEDLLNEHYADLKERPFFPTLISYMSSGPVVAMVWEGKGAVKTGRVMLGETNPADSKPGTIRGDFCIDVSKNIIHGSDSVESAKKEISLWFKPEELVSYTSCAFSWLY, from the exons ATGGCCGAGATAAAGGAGCGTACCTTTATTGCCATCAAGCCCGATGGTGTGCAGAGGGGAATCATCGGAGAGGTCATCAAGAGGTTTGAGATGAAAGGCTTCAAACTTGTGGGCATGAAGATGCAGCAT GCCTCCGAGGATCTCCTTAATGAGCACTACGCTGACCTGAAGGAGAGGCCATTCTTTCCTACCCTCATCAGCTACATGAGCTCTGGTCCAGTGGTTGCCATG GTGTGGGAGGGCAAGGGTGCAGTGAAGACCGGCAGGGTGATGCTGGGTGAGACAAACCCAGCCGACTCCAAGCCAGGAACCATCAGAGGAGACTTCTGCATCGACGTCAGCAA AAACATCATCCACGGCAGTGACTCTGTGGAAAGTGCCAAAAAGGAGATTTCACTGTGGTTCAAACCAGAAGAGCTGGTCAGCTACACTAGCTGTGCCTTCAGCTGGCTCTACTGA
- the mrpl27 gene encoding 39S ribosomal protein L27, mitochondrial isoform X1, which produces MAALASLMLQSRAGVLLPGQTSLLHSVRFASKKAGTSSKNLGGNSPGRRYGFKKQDGHFVHAGNILATQKLMRYHPGANVGIGNRRTLYALEDGYVRFTKEVYIPHPRSCQVTTILTRLPRGAVLYKTFISVQPLKQEGKFKLVDMV; this is translated from the exons ATGGCAGCGCTGGCGTCCTTGATGCTCCAGTCCAGAGCag GTGTGTTGCTACCTGGTCAGACGTCTCTTCTCCACTCAGTGAGGTTTGCATCTAAGAAGGCTGGTACCAGCAGTAAGAACTTGGGCGGAAATAGCCCTGGTAGAAGATATGGTTTCAAGAAACAGGATG GTCATTTTGTCCATGCGGGTAACATTCTTGCAACACAGAAGTTGATGAGGTATCACCCAGGAGCAAAT GTCGGCATTGGCAACAGGAGGACGCTGTACGCTCTGGAGGACGGTTACGTCAGATTCACTAAAGAGGTCTACATCCCTCACCCACGCAGCTGTCAGGTCACCACCATCCTCACCAGGCTGCCGAGAGGAGCTGTGCTCTACAAGACCTTCATCAGCGTCCAGCCACTCAAACAGGAGGGCAAGTTTAAACTTGTGGACATGGTCTAA
- the mrpl27 gene encoding 39S ribosomal protein L27, mitochondrial isoform X2, translating to MLVPRVRTELGVLLPGQTSLLHSVRFASKKAGTSSKNLGGNSPGRRYGFKKQDGHFVHAGNILATQKLMRYHPGANVGIGNRRTLYALEDGYVRFTKEVYIPHPRSCQVTTILTRLPRGAVLYKTFISVQPLKQEGKFKLVDMV from the exons atgctggtgccaagagtgagaactgagttag GTGTGTTGCTACCTGGTCAGACGTCTCTTCTCCACTCAGTGAGGTTTGCATCTAAGAAGGCTGGTACCAGCAGTAAGAACTTGGGCGGAAATAGCCCTGGTAGAAGATATGGTTTCAAGAAACAGGATG GTCATTTTGTCCATGCGGGTAACATTCTTGCAACACAGAAGTTGATGAGGTATCACCCAGGAGCAAAT GTCGGCATTGGCAACAGGAGGACGCTGTACGCTCTGGAGGACGGTTACGTCAGATTCACTAAAGAGGTCTACATCCCTCACCCACGCAGCTGTCAGGTCACCACCATCCTCACCAGGCTGCCGAGAGGAGCTGTGCTCTACAAGACCTTCATCAGCGTCCAGCCACTCAAACAGGAGGGCAAGTTTAAACTTGTGGACATGGTCTAA